In a genomic window of Saccharomyces kudriavzevii IFO 1802 strain IFO1802 genome assembly, chromosome: 2:
- the OLA1 gene encoding Obg-like ATPase (similar to Saccharomyces cerevisiae OLA1 (YBR025C); ancestral locus Anc_3.226) has protein sequence MPPKKQVEEKKVLLGRPGNNLKAGIVGLANVGKSTFFQAITRCPLGNPANYPFATIDPEEARVVVPSARFDELCKIYKKTASEVPAHLTVYDIAGLTKGASAGEGLGNAFLSHIRSVDSIYQVVRCFDDAEIIHVEGDVDPVRDLEIINEELRLKDIEFSEKALEGAEKIAKRGGQSLEVKQKKEEMDLIIKIIDLLKSGQRVANHSWTTKEVEIINSMLLLTAKPCIYLINLSERDYIRKKNKHLLRIKEWVDKYSPGDLIIPFSVSLEERLSHMSPEDAEEELKKVGAVSAFPKIITTMRQKLDLISFFTCGPDEVREWTIRRGTKAPQAAGVIHNDLMNTFILAQVMKCEDVFEYKDDSAIKAAGKLMQKGKDYVVEDGDIMYFRAGAGKN, from the coding sequence ATGCCTCCAAAGAAGCAAgtcgaagaaaagaaggtcTTATTGGGTCGTCCAGGTAACAACTTGAAAGCTGGTATTGTCGGTTTGGCCAATGTTGGTAAGTctacttttttccaagCTATCACTAGATGTCCATTGGGTAACCCAGCCAACTATCCGTTCGCTACCATTGACCCAGAAGAAGCTCGTGTTGTTGTGCCATCTGCCAGATTTGACGAGTTGTGTAAAATCTACAAAAAGACAGCTTCTGAAGTTCCAGCTCATTTGACTGTTTACGATATTGCTGGTTTGACTAAGGGTGCTTCTGCCGGTGAAGGTTTGGGTAACGCTTTCTTGTCTCACATTAGATCAGTCGATTCTATCTACCAAGTCGTTCGTTGTTTCGATGACGCTGAAATTATTCATGTTGAAGGTGACGTCGATCCAGTTCGTGATTTAGAGATCATCAACGAAGAGCTAAGGTTGAAGGATATTgaattttcagaaaaggCTCTTGAGGgtgctgaaaaaattgccaaaAGAGGTGGTCAATCTTTGGAAGtcaaacaaaagaaggaagaaatggaTCTGATCATTAAGATCATTGACTTGTTAAAGAGTGGCCAAAGAGTTGCTAACCATTCCTGGACTACAAAGGAAGTTGAAATTATCAACAGTATGCTTTTGTTGACCGCTAAGCCATGTATCTATTTGATCAACTTGTCAGAAAGAGACTACatcagaaaaaagaataagcATCTGCTAAGAATTAAGGAATGGGTAGACAAGTACTCTCCAGGTGATTTAATCATTCCATTCAGTGTCTCCTTAGAAGAAAGACTATCTCACATGTCCCCAGAAGATGCCGaggaagaattgaagaaagttGGGGCTGTATCAGCCTTCCCAAAAATTATTACTACCATGAGACAAAAGTTAGacttgatttctttttttacttgTGGTCCAGATGAAGTTCGTGAATGGACTATTAGAAGAGGTACCAAGGCCCCTCAAGCTGCTGGTGTCATTCATAATGATCTGATGAACACCTTTATTTTGGCCCAAGTCATGAAGTGTGAAGATGTCTTCGAATACAAGGATGACTCTGCCATCAAGGCCGCTGGTAAGTTGATGCAAAAGGGTAAAGACTATGTTGTTGAAGACGGGGATATTATGTATTTCAGAGCCGGTGCTGGTAAGAACTAA
- the ETR1 gene encoding enoyl-[acyl-carrier-protein] reductase (similar to Saccharomyces cerevisiae ETR1 (YBR026C); ancestral locus Anc_3.228), which yields MLTTLKRFMSSPAHQIPKQFKSIIYSTHEVEDCTKVLSVKNYTPKQDLFKSIVLKTLAFPINPSDVNQLQGVYPSRPEKTYDYSTDEPSAIAGNEGVFEVVSLPSGNSKGELKLGDHVIPLQANQGTWSNYRVFSNSSDLIRVNDLDLFSAATVSVNGCTGFQLVSDYIDWNRGANEWIIQNAGTSGVSKIVSQVAKAKGIKTLSVIRDRDNFDEVAKVLENEYGATKVISESQNNDKTFAKEVLPKVLGENARVKLALNSVGGKSSASIARKLEKNALMLTYGGMSKQPVTLPTSLHIFKGLTSKGYWVTEKNKANPQTKIDTVNGFIKMYNHGQIISPKDEIETLTWNTNSTTDEELLELVKRGITAKGKKKLVVLEW from the coding sequence ATGCTTACCACGTTGAAACGTTTCATGTCCTCCCCAGCTCATCAGATTCCCAAGCAATTCAAATCGATCATTTATTCAACCCATGAAGTTGAGGATTGCACCAAAGTCTTGTCAGTGAAGAACTACACTCCTAAACAAGACTTATTCAAATCAATTGTGCTGAAAACTTTGGCTTTCCCCATAAATCCTTCGGATGTCAACCAGTTGCAGGGGGTCTATCCATCTCGTCCCGAAAAGACATATGATTATTCTACGGATGAGCCATCTGCTATCGCCGGTAATGAGGGTGTATTTGAGGTTGTTTCTTTACCATCAGGTAATTCTAAGGGTGAATTGAAATTGGGTGACCACGTTATCCCACTGCAGGCAAATCAAGGGACCTGGTCTAACTATAGAGTTTTCTCTAATAGTTCTGACCTGATCAGAGTGAACGATTTGGATTTGTTCTCTGCGGCAACTGTATCCGTTAATGGATGTACCGGCTTCCAACTTGTTTCAGACTACATCGACTGGAATAGGGGGGCCAATGAATGGATAATTCAAAATGCAGGTACTTCTGgcgtttcaaaaattgtctCACAAGTAGCGAAAGCTAAAGGTATCAAAACACTAAGTGTTATTCGTGACCGTGATAATTTTGATGAGGTAGCCAAAGTTCTAGAGAATGAATACGGTGCAACGAAAGTCATCTCCGAATCGCAAAACAACGACAAGACATTTGCCAAAGAAGTTTTACCCAAGGTTTTGGGTGAAAATGCAAGGGTGAAACTTGCTCTAAATTCTGTCGGGGGTAAATCCAGTGCATCAATTGCCCGTAAGCTGGAGAAAAACGCCTTGATGCTCACTTATGGAGGAATGTCAAAACAGCCTGTCACTTTACCAACATCCTTGCatattttcaaaggttTAACCTCCAAGGGTTATTGGGTCACCgaaaagaataaagcaAACCCTCAAACTAAAATTGACACTGTCAATGGTTTCATTAAAATGTATAATCACGGCCAGATCATATCTCCaaaggatgaaattgaGACCTTAACTTGGAATACTAACAGTACAACAGATGAGGAGCTATTAGAATTAGTTAAAAGGGGCATAACAGCCAaggggaagaaaaaattggttgTTTTGGAATGGTAG